A DNA window from uncultured Methanoregula sp. contains the following coding sequences:
- a CDS encoding NAD(P)H-dependent oxidoreductase, translating into MPSPLVGHKLGIDAVPAPDPVLVKGTRVVGISGSSRQEPGMSKSERILISALDKCRDLGCETTFIRLKDLNIYDCEGNYSENPDHCTYPCQSTMKYEDDQMEIVYNAVLDCDVLFLATPIRWNNHSALVQKFVERMNCIENQYSWFGKRMIVDKVVGLIIIGHVDGMQHVAGNLLNFFAWLGFHSPQVSITSWVGEYDEDTTKDWDLIRNNPYTQQDLVDMVHSSLCLACSLKRKPV; encoded by the coding sequence ATGCCATCTCCCCTCGTTGGACATAAACTCGGTATCGATGCTGTCCCGGCCCCCGACCCCGTGCTTGTCAAAGGAACGCGGGTTGTCGGGATCTCCGGATCGAGCCGGCAGGAACCCGGCATGTCCAAATCGGAACGGATTCTCATATCGGCCCTTGACAAGTGCAGGGATCTCGGGTGCGAGACCACGTTCATCCGGTTAAAAGATCTCAACATTTACGATTGCGAGGGCAATTATTCGGAGAATCCCGATCACTGCACCTATCCCTGCCAGTCCACCATGAAATACGAGGACGACCAGATGGAGATCGTGTACAATGCCGTGCTCGACTGCGACGTCCTCTTCCTTGCAACCCCCATCCGCTGGAACAACCATTCGGCCCTTGTCCAGAAATTCGTTGAGCGGATGAACTGCATCGAGAACCAGTACTCCTGGTTTGGCAAACGGATGATCGTTGACAAGGTGGTCGGGCTCATCATCATCGGCCACGTCGACGGCATGCAGCATGTTGCAGGAAACCTGCTCAATTTCTTTGCCTGGCTCGGATTCCACAGCCCCCAGGTCTCGATCACTTCCTGGGTTGGCGAGTATGACGAGGACACCACAAAGGACTGGGATCTCATCCGGAACAATCCTTACACACAGCAGGATCTCGTGGACATGGTCCACAGCTCGCTCTGCCTTGCCTGCAGCCTAAAGCGGAAGCCGGTATAG
- a CDS encoding FUSC family protein: MSGSAGDTEGPGGVAGFLRRMASPLSTALQFAVVSSLSFSLALFLSYILPDYADTRMIGAMWAMISAIIVTQDTRSQTISTAWFRVQGSLIGAIFSAIYLTFFPFSIAGLGILIGIVVLTCELLKMPTHLRLAALTAGIVMVVSAQNPDIPPFANAAHRFLEVIIGSTVAVVAALVWQYVSRRS, from the coding sequence ATGTCCGGAAGTGCTGGGGATACCGAGGGTCCCGGAGGGGTGGCCGGGTTCCTGCGGCGCATGGCCTCCCCGCTCTCGACAGCGCTCCAGTTTGCCGTTGTCTCATCGCTCTCGTTCTCGCTTGCCCTTTTCCTCTCGTACATCCTCCCCGACTACGCGGACACGAGGATGATCGGCGCGATGTGGGCGATGATCTCGGCCATCATCGTGACCCAGGACACCCGTTCGCAGACGATCAGTACTGCCTGGTTCCGGGTCCAGGGCTCGCTCATAGGAGCCATCTTCAGCGCCATCTACCTCACGTTCTTCCCGTTCAGCATCGCGGGCCTGGGCATCCTGATCGGGATCGTGGTCCTCACCTGCGAGCTTCTCAAGATGCCGACCCATCTCCGGCTTGCAGCCCTCACTGCGGGCATCGTGATGGTGGTCTCGGCCCAGAACCCGGATATCCCCCCGTTCGCCAATGCAGCCCACCGGTTCCTGGAAGTGATCATCGGCAGCACGGTGGCGGTTGTCGCGGCCCTGGTCTGGCAGTACGTTTCCCGCAGGTCCTGA
- a CDS encoding winged helix-turn-helix domain-containing protein gives MYKVLETSGQLTQKDIIRETTLPSRTVRYALNRLKEEHVLVERYYFTDARQSLYRLALQPQENGLINVG, from the coding sequence GTGTACAAGGTACTGGAGACAAGCGGCCAGCTGACTCAGAAGGATATCATCCGTGAGACAACGCTGCCGTCGCGGACGGTGCGATATGCCCTGAACCGTCTCAAAGAAGAGCACGTCCTTGTCGAGCGTTATTATTTCACGGACGCCCGCCAGAGCCTGTACAGGCTTGCCCTGCAGCCGCAGGAAAACGGGCTTATTAATGTCGGGTGA
- a CDS encoding ABC transporter substrate-binding protein, which yields MTEEDRQIRIGHLSTLYHTALLLRGSSLLEDAGLQASWRLFASGPDIISAMQEGTLDLGYIGLPPVIIGIDRGLRLACIAGGHVEGTVIIAGPGIRALAECESMHAFLRQFSGRAIGTPPKGSIHDVIVHELLRGEGIEDVTVKNYPWADFLSDALLQGEIAAAAGTPALAATAARYGNGQLIVPPDRLWPFNPSYGIVVMREMLKREDLLTRFLTAHESACELIRQDPRAAAGMVAGTMGMVDPDFVLDTYRISPKYCSALPPEYIASTLKFARVLHELGYTGRLVGREEIFEPSLISAIHTGPHHYLDGIRQS from the coding sequence ATGACAGAAGAGGACAGGCAGATCCGGATCGGGCATCTCTCAACGCTGTACCATACCGCGCTCCTGCTCCGGGGCAGCTCCCTGCTCGAAGATGCGGGGCTGCAGGCAAGCTGGCGACTCTTTGCCTCCGGGCCGGACATCATCAGCGCCATGCAGGAGGGCACGCTCGATCTCGGGTATATCGGACTCCCGCCGGTCATCATCGGGATCGACCGCGGCCTCCGGCTGGCCTGCATTGCGGGAGGGCACGTGGAGGGGACGGTGATAATCGCCGGTCCGGGGATCCGTGCGCTCGCGGAATGCGAAAGCATGCATGCGTTCCTCCGGCAGTTCTCCGGCAGGGCGATCGGGACACCCCCGAAAGGCTCCATCCACGATGTAATCGTACACGAGTTGTTGCGCGGGGAGGGAATAGAGGACGTTACCGTGAAGAACTACCCGTGGGCCGACTTCCTATCCGATGCACTGCTGCAGGGGGAGATCGCAGCGGCCGCCGGGACACCGGCGCTTGCAGCCACCGCGGCCCGGTATGGCAATGGACAGCTGATTGTTCCCCCGGACCGGCTCTGGCCGTTCAATCCCAGTTACGGCATTGTGGTGATGCGGGAGATGCTCAAGAGAGAAGATCTCCTCACCCGGTTCCTCACCGCCCACGAGTCTGCCTGCGAACTGATCCGGCAGGATCCCCGGGCAGCGGCGGGGATGGTGGCCGGGACCATGGGCATGGTCGACCCGGACTTCGTGCTGGACACGTACCGGATTTCACCAAAATATTGTTCGGCCCTTCCCCCGGAATATATCGCATCGACCCTGAAGTTTGCCCGGGTCCTCCACGAGCTCGGGTACACCGGGCGGCTCGTGGGCAGAGAGGAGATCTTCGAGCCATCGCTCATCAGTGCGATCCATACCGGCCCGCATCATTACCTTGACGGCATCCGGCAGTCGTAG
- a CDS encoding helix-turn-helix domain-containing protein, with protein MLSKRIFEIDFTAALNEELEKKGLTVRELAEQTGIPVSTLYKITMGERDPRLSTIKKIVAVLEPPRGSFIAIIAARFLLDSMERREVESGGRTFAIRGYSANSLEECIIAAARAEKDGAAGIICAPILASIVEKIVDVPVSMLRPDLAVIDEAISTVARKIG; from the coding sequence ATGTTGTCAAAGAGGATCTTCGAGATCGATTTCACCGCGGCCCTGAACGAGGAACTGGAGAAGAAAGGACTGACGGTCCGGGAGCTGGCCGAACAGACCGGCATCCCGGTCTCCACGCTCTACAAGATCACGATGGGGGAGCGGGATCCCCGGCTCTCCACGATCAAAAAAATTGTTGCGGTCCTCGAGCCGCCCCGGGGCAGTTTCATTGCCATCATCGCCGCCAGGTTCCTCCTCGACAGCATGGAGCGGCGCGAGGTGGAGTCCGGGGGCAGGACATTTGCCATCCGGGGCTATTCTGCAAACTCCCTGGAGGAGTGCATCATCGCCGCAGCGCGGGCGGAGAAGGACGGGGCGGCCGGCATCATCTGTGCGCCGATCCTTGCCTCCATTGTCGAGAAGATCGTGGATGTCCCGGTATCGATGCTCCGCCCGGATCTTGCGGTAATCGACGAAGCGATCAGCACGGTTGCGCGGAAGATCGGGTGA
- a CDS encoding ATP-binding cassette domain-containing protein, with protein sequence MHSDQTYEITILPGTNRDGEKEGFDRIVIRPGDTLSIVGPTGSGKSAFINDIEVLAQDDTVTGRTILMDGAEPPEEMVRDPARKPIALLTQNTRVIADLTVARFLALHIRARETEAQELVTRTVDLANEFTGEKIAEAMRMSSLSGGQTRSLLIADAILIGQTPIILLDEIENAGINKERVIACLRKYRKAVIFVTHDPYLALITDRRIIMKNGAVAAVLEPRGHEQEILNTVFGMDSFLWDLREKIRHGDLISGEQELPKKTGVFA encoded by the coding sequence ATGCACAGCGATCAGACGTACGAGATTACCATACTCCCCGGCACCAACCGCGACGGGGAGAAGGAGGGGTTTGACCGGATCGTCATCCGCCCGGGCGATACGCTCTCCATTGTCGGTCCCACCGGATCCGGCAAATCCGCATTTATCAATGATATCGAGGTGCTGGCCCAGGACGACACCGTGACGGGCCGCACCATTCTCATGGACGGCGCCGAACCGCCGGAAGAGATGGTCCGGGATCCGGCCAGGAAGCCCATCGCCCTCCTCACCCAGAACACCCGGGTCATTGCCGACCTCACGGTGGCCCGATTCCTTGCCCTCCATATCCGGGCCCGCGAGACCGAGGCACAGGAGCTCGTCACCCGGACCGTGGACCTGGCAAACGAGTTCACCGGGGAAAAGATCGCAGAAGCAATGCGGATGAGTTCTCTCTCCGGGGGCCAGACCCGGTCCCTCCTGATAGCCGATGCCATCCTGATAGGCCAGACCCCCATCATCCTGCTCGACGAGATCGAGAATGCCGGCATCAACAAGGAGCGCGTCATCGCCTGCCTCCGCAAGTACCGGAAAGCCGTGATCTTCGTCACCCACGATCCTTACCTCGCCCTGATAACCGACCGCCGCATTATCATGAAAAACGGGGCAGTCGCAGCAGTGCTCGAACCAAGGGGACATGAACAGGAGATCCTTAATACGGTCTTTGGCATGGATTCGTTCCTCTGGGATCTCCGCGAGAAGATCCGGCACGGGGACCTGATCAGCGGCGAGCAGGAGTTGCCAAAAAAGACCGGGGTATTTGCATGA
- a CDS encoding GTP-binding protein — MKLIIVAGPPSAGKTAVIRQIIKKFNKTERTAFLKIDVVRAFEDEELLEEFAIPARKVYSGDLCPDHMGIMILKDAIAWAEGEQAGILIIESAGLCLRCTPYTTQAYGIAVLPAVSGSNAPLKMAPLIALADSAVVTKTDLVSQAEKEVFRECIRSVVPKIDIIETNAVQGTGLRYLMQAIAKHPAISDADAISLRGTPPLGVCTICIGKKEIGWQHHFGVIRPLEEADNLYRGD; from the coding sequence ATGAAACTCATCATCGTTGCCGGCCCGCCCAGTGCCGGAAAGACGGCAGTCATCCGCCAGATCATAAAAAAGTTCAACAAGACTGAGAGAACCGCGTTCCTAAAGATCGATGTTGTCCGGGCTTTTGAAGACGAGGAGCTCCTCGAGGAGTTCGCAATCCCTGCACGGAAAGTCTATTCCGGGGATCTCTGCCCGGACCACATGGGCATCATGATCTTAAAGGATGCAATTGCCTGGGCTGAAGGAGAACAGGCCGGGATTTTGATCATCGAGAGCGCAGGGCTCTGCCTCCGGTGCACCCCGTACACAACCCAGGCCTACGGGATTGCGGTCCTCCCGGCGGTCTCGGGGAGCAATGCTCCCTTGAAGATGGCCCCGCTCATTGCGCTTGCCGACTCGGCGGTCGTGACCAAGACCGATCTCGTCTCTCAGGCAGAAAAAGAGGTCTTCCGGGAGTGTATCCGCAGCGTTGTCCCGAAGATCGACATCATCGAGACCAACGCGGTGCAGGGAACCGGCCTGCGGTACCTGATGCAGGCGATTGCAAAGCACCCGGCAATCTCGGACGCAGATGCCATCTCCCTCCGGGGCACGCCGCCGCTTGGGGTCTGCACGATCTGTATCGGCAAGAAGGAGATCGGCTGGCAGCACCATTTCGGGGTCATCCGGCCGCTGGAAGAGGCAGACAACCTCTACCGGGGGGACTGA
- a CDS encoding (Fe-S)-binding protein produces the protein MAWEPPGRDCGACGLPRCSDFVAAVKKKTKANEDCTFFLDGSADKKTGTTYSGTDVTGAKYDFIIRAFPGEPSARKFIVPFRADLVEKWDIRKGDLVTGRPAGPGCPLYHALRVLSANPVTGVLECHTVGPLEARREKAHDVQAYHVHAFEGIAETVIRPPTLGLRQRFLPGYCMIDLAHTALVNMVLNKKDGLHVRVEDIRIM, from the coding sequence ATGGCATGGGAACCCCCGGGCAGGGACTGCGGTGCGTGCGGCCTTCCGAGGTGCAGCGATTTTGTTGCAGCCGTTAAAAAGAAGACCAAGGCAAATGAGGACTGCACGTTCTTCTTAGATGGCAGTGCCGACAAAAAAACCGGAACAACATACTCCGGCACCGATGTGACCGGCGCAAAATACGATTTCATCATCCGGGCCTTCCCGGGCGAACCCTCGGCCCGGAAGTTTATCGTGCCTTTCCGGGCGGACCTCGTGGAGAAATGGGATATCAGGAAAGGCGACCTGGTCACCGGCCGGCCCGCAGGTCCCGGCTGCCCGCTCTACCATGCTCTGCGGGTCCTCTCGGCCAACCCGGTCACCGGCGTGCTGGAATGCCACACGGTCGGGCCGCTTGAGGCCCGCAGGGAGAAGGCCCATGACGTCCAGGCCTACCATGTCCACGCGTTCGAAGGTATTGCCGAGACCGTCATCCGCCCGCCCACGCTCGGGCTCCGGCAGCGGTTTCTCCCCGGCTACTGCATGATCGACCTCGCCCACACGGCGCTCGTCAACATGGTGCTGAACAAGAAGGACGGGCTCCACGTGCGGGTGGAAGATATACGGATAATGTGA
- a CDS encoding cysteate synthase: MNQVQEILKHPQGAAFLKCSRERGCSEEIAGECARYGSASGDPMQKPCTIVPKYRVRCLGGGEYVEDLSLLNCNQGHDALIRTEYTRRKLILSPYCGIFRYLCWLPVERPLLPSGGPVTFRSAALSQELGLPNLLVSFSGYFPERGADLSTGSFKELEALPTLQRLKEIGGNIPVVASAGNTGRAFAEIATRCRMPVIIVVPEHMKQVLWITQESEDVYLVAVRGDYSDAIAVSGTLSSVPGCVAEGGAKNIARRDAMGTVMLDAAVTAGRMPEYYFQAVGSGTGGIAAWEAALRLKKDGGYGQQLPHLHLAQNEPFTPMVSAWRDHRRGIIPAVDMPDARRSVSEVLSPVLTNRNPPYSIRGGLYDALVDTDGAMYRVSNAEGQSALKLVRDAEGIDLDPAAAIATAALMQARDQGIFLRTPTFS; this comes from the coding sequence ATGAACCAGGTCCAGGAGATTCTGAAACATCCTCAGGGAGCGGCATTCCTCAAATGCAGCCGGGAACGCGGATGCAGCGAAGAGATTGCCGGGGAATGCGCCCGGTACGGGAGTGCCAGCGGAGATCCCATGCAGAAGCCCTGCACGATAGTGCCGAAATACCGGGTCCGGTGTCTCGGGGGCGGGGAATACGTGGAGGACTTGTCCCTGCTGAACTGCAACCAGGGTCACGATGCCCTTATCAGAACAGAATACACCCGCAGGAAACTTATCCTCTCGCCATACTGCGGGATCTTCCGCTACCTCTGCTGGCTCCCGGTGGAGCGCCCGCTCCTTCCATCCGGCGGCCCGGTCACCTTCAGGAGCGCAGCGCTCTCTCAGGAACTCGGGCTTCCGAACCTTCTGGTCTCATTCTCGGGATATTTCCCGGAGCGGGGAGCAGACCTGTCAACCGGCTCGTTCAAGGAACTCGAAGCCCTTCCCACGCTCCAGCGGCTGAAAGAGATTGGGGGAAACATTCCGGTTGTTGCATCGGCAGGCAATACGGGCAGGGCGTTTGCCGAGATCGCAACGCGGTGCAGGATGCCGGTCATCATCGTGGTACCGGAGCATATGAAACAGGTCCTCTGGATAACGCAGGAATCGGAGGACGTGTACCTGGTGGCAGTCCGCGGAGATTACAGCGATGCTATCGCCGTGAGCGGGACGCTCTCATCGGTCCCGGGCTGTGTTGCCGAAGGCGGAGCAAAGAATATTGCCCGCCGCGATGCAATGGGAACTGTCATGCTCGACGCGGCGGTAACTGCCGGGAGGATGCCGGAGTATTATTTCCAGGCCGTAGGGAGTGGTACCGGCGGGATTGCTGCATGGGAAGCAGCCCTCCGGCTGAAAAAAGACGGGGGATACGGGCAGCAGCTGCCCCATCTCCACCTGGCCCAGAATGAACCGTTCACCCCCATGGTCTCGGCCTGGCGCGATCACCGTCGCGGGATCATCCCGGCTGTGGATATGCCGGATGCCCGCAGGAGCGTGAGCGAGGTCCTGTCACCGGTGCTCACCAACCGCAATCCCCCGTACAGTATCCGGGGCGGGTTGTACGATGCCCTTGTGGATACAGATGGGGCCATGTACCGGGTTTCAAATGCAGAAGGGCAATCTGCATTGAAACTGGTCCGCGATGCCGAGGGGATCGACCTTGACCCGGCAGCCGCAATTGCAACCGCTGCACTCATGCAGGCCAGAGACCAGGGCATTTTCCTGCGGACGCCCACATTCTCCTGA
- the comE gene encoding sulfopyruvate decarboxylase subunit beta, whose amino-acid sequence MDENQIIGELKEQGINLVTSIPCDKAKGLFFSLPEQFRHIGLTREEDGVGISAGAYLAGARPLIALQSSGLGNMLNAILSLTVTYRLPLPILASWRGGETEIIPAQIPFNRPLPQILSAAGIGSTIVRDPDNTGAIGNAVAGAYRENRPHVILLCPDCICETGYTGGLPGRSPRPLAFCYERDWHAPVLTRFDAIRAVTDLIDDEILVSNIGVPSKELYAARDRPENFYMLGSYTQASAIGLGIATVRPGRQVIVLDGDGSLLGSSILPVIAAAAPRNLTIIALDNGVFGSTGSQLRPGCDTADLRLMAVGAGFEQTFTVHEPWELEAALRAAARTGPTFIHLRIQPGNSTVPNIPLSPARIRDRFMETLARGL is encoded by the coding sequence ATGGATGAGAATCAGATCATCGGCGAGTTGAAGGAACAGGGAATAAACTTAGTCACTTCCATTCCCTGCGACAAGGCAAAAGGGCTCTTCTTCTCGCTGCCCGAACAATTCCGGCACATCGGGCTCACCCGCGAGGAGGACGGCGTGGGGATCTCGGCCGGGGCGTACCTGGCCGGGGCCCGGCCCCTAATCGCCCTCCAGAGCTCCGGTCTTGGGAATATGCTCAACGCGATCCTCTCGCTCACCGTTACCTACCGGCTCCCGCTCCCGATCCTTGCCAGCTGGCGGGGCGGGGAGACTGAGATCATCCCGGCCCAGATCCCTTTCAACCGCCCGCTCCCTCAAATTCTATCGGCAGCCGGGATCGGGTCCACGATCGTTAGGGACCCGGACAATACAGGGGCTATCGGGAACGCAGTGGCCGGGGCGTACCGGGAGAACCGGCCGCATGTGATCCTTCTTTGTCCCGATTGTATCTGCGAGACGGGATACACGGGAGGCCTGCCGGGACGTTCCCCCCGCCCGCTTGCATTCTGTTACGAGCGGGACTGGCACGCCCCGGTCCTGACCCGGTTCGATGCGATCCGGGCGGTGACCGATCTTATCGATGACGAGATCCTGGTCTCCAATATCGGCGTTCCGTCCAAAGAGCTCTATGCGGCACGAGACCGGCCGGAGAACTTCTACATGCTCGGCAGTTACACGCAGGCTTCGGCCATCGGCCTCGGGATTGCGACCGTCCGGCCCGGCCGCCAAGTCATCGTGCTGGATGGCGACGGGAGCCTGCTGGGCTCGTCAATCCTCCCGGTCATTGCCGCAGCCGCACCTCGGAACCTGACCATCATCGCTCTCGACAACGGGGTCTTCGGGAGCACGGGCAGCCAGCTGCGGCCCGGCTGCGACACGGCCGATCTCCGGCTGATGGCTGTGGGGGCCGGGTTCGAGCAGACGTTTACCGTGCACGAGCCCTGGGAGCTGGAAGCAGCCCTCCGTGCAGCGGCCCGGACCGGGCCGACCTTCATCCACCTGAGGATCCAGCCCGGCAACAGCACGGTTCCGAACATCCCGCTCAGCCCGGCCCGGATCCGGGACCGGTTCATGGAGACTCTGGCCCGGGGACTGTAA